In Streptomyces sclerotialus, the DNA window CCCGCTCGCCGGTGGGCACGCCGAGCTGGCCGCCGGTGTGCCGGACGCCGTGGTCCCGGGTGGCGTCGGTTCCGGCGCCGTGGGCGCGGGCCGCGTGCTCCCGGGTGGCCTCGCGCTCCCGTGCGGTGTGCTCCGCAGCGGCCGCAGCGGCTTCGCGCTCGCGGGCCGTCCGGTCGCGGGCTTCCTGCTCCTGGGCGGCGTGTTCGCGGGCCAGCAGTACGGCGAGCTGGTTGGACTCCGTACCGCCGGTGGTCACCAGGGCGTCGGCGTCGCGCCCGTGGGGGTGGACGAGTTCGGCGAGTGCGCGGGTGGTCAGGGCTTCCAGTTCGGATGCGGCGGGGGCCTGGTCCCAGGAGTCCATGGAGGGGTTGAGGGCCGAGGCGGCGAGGTCGGCGGCGGTGGCCAGGGCGAGCGGCGGGCAGTGCAGGTGCGCCGCGCAGTGCGGGTCGGCGGGGTCGGCGGCCCCGGCGGCGAGGGTGCGGACGAGCGTGCTCAGGGCGGCGTGCGGTCCTGCGCCGGTGTCCGGGAGGAGCGGCGCGCAGGCGTGCTGCACGGAGTCGGCGACGGTCTCGGGGCCTCCGGCCGGCAGCGGTCCGCCCCGCTCGGCGGCGCCGGTCTCCAGGGCGTCGAGCACGGTGTCGAGCAGCGGCCGCAACGCGCGTGGGCCGTTCCGGCCGCCGGCCAGTGCGGGACTGGAAGGAGCCGTCGCGGTGGGACCGGGCGCCGCGGCAGGTGCGGGGACGCGGGTGCTGGTCGCGGGCAGCGGCGTCCCGGACACGGACGCTTGGGCGGGGCCGGTGGCGGGTGCGTCGAGTACGGTGACGGCACCCGCCCGGGCGGAGGCCTGGGGTTCGTGGTCGTCCTCCGCCGGTGTCGCCTCGCCTCCCGTCGTGGTGGTGTCGGGTTCGGTCCTTACGGGGTCGCGGTGGCTGGGGGTGCTGTCGCCTGGGGCCGGGGCGCCTGGGGCGGGCACAGGCATGGGTGTGCCCTTCTTGTCGGGGATTCGATCGGTTTAGGGCGACCTAAGTTACTTCCGTTGTCGAGCCCTTCGCCGAGATGCGGGCGGAGTCCACTCTCACGAGGGACGCACGTGCTGGTTGAGCCGCTCGCATCTGATAGAAGCCCCGCGGCGCCTCGCCCCTCCCCCAGCCACGGCCTGCTACGGGGCGGCCGCGTGTCGTTCCGTACGCATCACCCCTGACCGTTCCGGACGGCCAGCGCGCGGCGCAGGTCGTCGAGCTGGTCGGCGAGCTTGCGCCGGAGGGCCGGGGTGGGTGCCGCGTCGCGCAGGCAGGCCTCACCGAGCCGGAGGGTTTCCGGTTCGACGAACGGGGCGGGGAAGGCGTACCGGCCGGCGGCCTCGGCCAGGGCTGCGCCGCGACGGTCGGCCAGGGCGACGGCGTCGGTGAAGTACCGCTGCACGTAGGGGCGTACGAGGTCGGCCTGTTCGGGCGCCCAGAAGCCGGTGGCGGTCGCGGTGAAGAGATAGGTGGACAGGTCGTCGGCGGCGTCGGTGGTGAACATGGCCTCCCAGGCGGTCTTCTTGGCGGCCGGGTCGGGAAGCGCGGCGTGGCAGCGGGCGGCGCCTTCCTTGCCGCTGGCGCTGGGGTCACGGGTCAGCTCGGCGTCGATGGCGGCGGGCGTGGTGGCGCCGAGGACGGCGAGGCGGCCGAGGATGCGCCAGCGCAGTTCGGGGTCGAGGACGGGGCCGCCGGGAACGCTGTCGCCGTCGAGCCAGTCCTGGATGCCTTCGGGGGTGGTGGCGCTGTCGATGAAGGTGCGGACGGCGGCCAGGCGCAGGCCTTGGCCGTCACCGTTCTCGCTGCCTTCGGTGCGGCGCAGGATGTCGCGGCAGAGGTCGGCGAGGGTGGTGAGGGCGGCGGAGCGGTCGGCCGCGGGGAGGTAGCGGTCGGCGATCTGGGTGCGGGCGAAGGCCAGGATGCCTTGGACGAGGGCGGTGTCGGTCTCGTGCGGGAGGTGGGTGCGGACGGCTTCCAGATACGCGGCGGGGGGCAGTTCACCGTCGCGGACCATGTCGCGGGCGGCGTTCCACACCACGGCGCGGGTGAGGGGATCGGGGAGGCCGGAGAGGGCGGCCTGCACGGTGGTCCAGGAGGCGGGGTCGAGGCGGACCTTGGCGTAGGTGAGGTCCCGGTCGTTGAGGAGCACGAGGTCGGGGCGGCGGCCCGGGAGGGTGTGGGTGCGGCCTTCGGGCAGGTCGTGGGTGAGGGGTGCGCGGGGGACGAGGCGGCCGGGGGCGGTCGGGTCCTGGTCGTAGAGACCGATGGTGAGGTGGTGGGGACGGTGTCCCTGGTGGGTGACGGTGAGCGTCCAGGAGCCGTCGTCGGTCTCGTCGATGACGGGGGTGAGGGTGTCGACTCCGGTGGTGCGCAGCCACTGGTCGGCCCAGGCGTGGACGTCACGGTCGGTGGCGCGGGCGAGGGAGTCGGTGAAGTCGGCGAGGGTGGCGTTGCCGAAGCGGTGCCGGGCGAAGTGGTCGTTGATGCCGGCGAGGAAGTCCTTCTCACCCATCCAGGCGACGAGTTGGCGCAGGGCCGAGGCGCCCTTGGCGTAGGAGATGCCGTCGAAGTTGAGAAAGGCGGAGGCGGTGTCGGGGACCGCGTCGGGCGCGGGGGCGACGGGGTGAGTGGAGGGGCGCTGGTCGGCGTCGTATCCCCAGCTCTTGCGGGCGACGCCGAAGTCGGTCCAGGTGTCGGTGAAGTGGGTGGCTTCGCTGAGGACCTGGTAGCCCATGTACTCGGCGAAGGACTCGTTGAGCCAGATGTCGTCCCACCAGGCGAGGGTGACGAGGTCTCCGAACCACATGTGGGCCATTTCGTGGGCGATGACCATGCCGCGGGTCTGGCGCTCGGTGTCGGTGACGGCGGAGCGGTAGACGAATTCGTCGCGGAAGGTGACCAGGCCGGGGTTCTCCATGGCGCCGGCGTTGAATTCCGGGACGAACGCCTGGTCGTAGGAGTCGAAGGGGTAGGGCTCGTCGAAGAGCTGGTGGTAGCGGTCGTAGCAGCGGCGGGTGATGTCGAAGATCTCTTCGGCGTCGGCGTTGAGGTACGGCGCGAGGGAGCGGCGGCAATGGATGCCGAAGGGGAGGCCGGCGTGCTCGGTGCGGACGGAGTGCCAGGGGCCGGCGGCGACGGCGACCAGGTAAGTGCTGATGGGCGGGGTGGGGGCGAGAGCCCAGTGGCCTTCGGGGGCGCGGGTGGCGCGGGAGTTGCCGAGCACGGTCCAGCCATCGGGGGCGGTGACGGTGAGGGCGAAGACGGCCTTGAGGTCGGGCTGGTCGAAGGCGGGGAAGACGCGCTGGACGTCCTCCATGAACAGCTGGGTGTAGACGTAGGTCTCGCCGTCGGCGGGGTCGGTGAAGCGGTGCATGCCTTCGCCGGTGCGGGAGAAGCGCATCGTGGCTTCGACGCGCAGCTCGTGCTCGCCGGGGGTGAGGCCGGTGAGCGGGAAGTGGTTGTCCGCCAGGTCTGCCGGGTCGAGGGGGTGGCCGTCGAGGGTGATGCTGTGCAGTTTCTCGGGCTTGATGTCGAGGAAGGTGTCGCCCGCGGTGCGCGCGCTGAAGCGGATGGCCGCGCGGGTGGTGAAGTGTTCCTCGCCGGCGGTGAGGTCGAGGTCGATGT includes these proteins:
- the pepN gene encoding aminopeptidase N, which codes for MPALTREEAQTRARILDVHHYDIDLDLTAGEEHFTTRAAIRFSARTAGDTFLDIKPEKLHSITLDGHPLDPADLADNHFPLTGLTPGEHELRVEATMRFSRTGEGMHRFTDPADGETYVYTQLFMEDVQRVFPAFDQPDLKAVFALTVTAPDGWTVLGNSRATRAPEGHWALAPTPPISTYLVAVAAGPWHSVRTEHAGLPFGIHCRRSLAPYLNADAEEIFDITRRCYDRYHQLFDEPYPFDSYDQAFVPEFNAGAMENPGLVTFRDEFVYRSAVTDTERQTRGMVIAHEMAHMWFGDLVTLAWWDDIWLNESFAEYMGYQVLSEATHFTDTWTDFGVARKSWGYDADQRPSTHPVAPAPDAVPDTASAFLNFDGISYAKGASALRQLVAWMGEKDFLAGINDHFARHRFGNATLADFTDSLARATDRDVHAWADQWLRTTGVDTLTPVIDETDDGSWTLTVTHQGHRPHHLTIGLYDQDPTAPGRLVPRAPLTHDLPEGRTHTLPGRRPDLVLLNDRDLTYAKVRLDPASWTTVQAALSGLPDPLTRAVVWNAARDMVRDGELPPAAYLEAVRTHLPHETDTALVQGILAFARTQIADRYLPAADRSAALTTLADLCRDILRRTEGSENGDGQGLRLAAVRTFIDSATTPEGIQDWLDGDSVPGGPVLDPELRWRILGRLAVLGATTPAAIDAELTRDPSASGKEGAARCHAALPDPAAKKTAWEAMFTTDAADDLSTYLFTATATGFWAPEQADLVRPYVQRYFTDAVALADRRGAALAEAAGRYAFPAPFVEPETLRLGEACLRDAAPTPALRRKLADQLDDLRRALAVRNGQG